A region of Candidatus Peregrinibacteria bacterium DNA encodes the following proteins:
- the tig gene encoding trigger factor has product MANEVTIKKIKDSQAEINVKVSVAEFKKYKEKSLKELGRNVKIKGFRAGHVPHDVLEKHVSKEGILGLAIDMALTASYREAIIEHKVEVMSRPNVKIESEDPLEYTVTVAIKPDAKVKDYKKIKVDIKEQKVSKKEIEETVQDLLKGKGEWHDTDRNAKSGDRVEVDFQGYDGTKVAEGKEVPNTKSTNHPLILGSNSFVPGFEDAIQGMKVGDTKEFTVTFPKDYHVDDFKNKKVTFKANLKRLEEQKLPEYNDEFIKEATNGLKTNKKDFEIYVEEVLSDKKKDDAKGKAEGELIEKILKATEVEIAPQLIEQETEVIFNDYKRQIESKGITFEKHLEMSKADPEAMKKEMAKEAGKRVKMRFALDYIIEQEKFDVTEKEVEKEIEMITSRYPAGEHSKIAEHYKKDSDNFIRLKNMLVVGKVFEMYFAK; this is encoded by the coding sequence ATGGCAAATGAAGTGACTATTAAGAAAATCAAGGATTCTCAGGCTGAAATTAATGTAAAAGTAAGCGTTGCTGAGTTTAAGAAATACAAAGAAAAGTCTCTGAAAGAGCTTGGTAGAAACGTGAAGATCAAAGGTTTTCGCGCAGGGCATGTACCGCATGATGTACTTGAAAAACATGTTAGCAAAGAAGGTATCCTCGGTCTTGCAATTGATATGGCGCTTACTGCTTCATACCGTGAAGCTATTATTGAGCACAAAGTTGAGGTGATGAGTCGGCCAAATGTGAAAATCGAATCGGAAGATCCACTTGAATATACAGTTACTGTAGCGATCAAGCCCGATGCGAAGGTAAAAGATTACAAGAAGATCAAAGTAGATATAAAAGAACAAAAAGTAAGCAAAAAAGAAATCGAGGAAACTGTGCAAGATCTTCTAAAAGGGAAGGGGGAATGGCACGACACGGATAGAAATGCGAAATCCGGGGATAGGGTAGAGGTTGATTTTCAGGGGTATGATGGGACCAAAGTCGCAGAAGGTAAGGAAGTGCCAAATACTAAGAGTACAAACCATCCATTGATTCTTGGTTCAAATTCATTTGTTCCGGGTTTTGAAGATGCGATTCAAGGCATGAAAGTAGGGGATACAAAGGAATTTACTGTTACTTTCCCAAAAGATTATCACGTAGATGATTTCAAAAATAAAAAAGTTACATTCAAAGCGAACCTCAAACGTTTGGAAGAGCAAAAACTTCCGGAGTACAATGATGAATTTATAAAAGAAGCTACAAATGGCTTAAAAACCAATAAAAAAGATTTTGAGATTTACGTAGAAGAAGTGCTTTCAGATAAGAAAAAAGATGATGCCAAAGGCAAGGCCGAAGGTGAGCTTATCGAGAAAATCCTAAAAGCGACTGAGGTAGAAATCGCTCCACAGCTCATCGAACAAGAGACTGAGGTGATATTTAATGATTACAAACGTCAGATAGAATCAAAGGGTATAACTTTTGAGAAACATCTTGAGATGTCAAAGGCTGATCCGGAAGCTATGAAAAAAGAAATGGCAAAAGAGGCGGGGAAACGAGTAAAAATGCGCTTCGCACTTGATTACATCATAGAACAAGAGAAGTTTGACGTGACAGAAAAAGAAGTGGAAAAGGAAATAGAAATGATCACATCACGTTATCCTGCAGGAGAGCATTCAAAAATAGCGGAACACTACAAAAAAGACTCTGATAACTTTATCAGACTCAAAAACATGCTAGTTGTTGGAAAGGTATTTGAAATGTACTTTGCTAAGTAG
- a CDS encoding winged helix-turn-helix domain-containing protein: MEILKALFTSRTRVKLLTIFMQNPDGEFFIRELTRILDEQINSVRRELDSLRKTGLLRSRTKNRKKFYTVNKNFILFNELHSMIMKSLSSKEGLVKKIGKLGDIEFLLLSGAFLGRNSNCDLLLVGKVNKSELEKLLDEEGDTKEPIKFSIMSKEDFLYRIKCNDKFIKDLVQDSTNIVGINKLAKHIESVE, from the coding sequence ATGGAAATATTAAAAGCGCTTTTCACATCGCGTACTCGAGTTAAACTTCTGACTATTTTTATGCAGAATCCGGACGGTGAGTTCTTTATAAGGGAACTTACCAGAATACTGGATGAGCAAATAAATTCTGTGAGAAGGGAGCTTGATAGTTTGCGAAAAACAGGGTTGCTTCGTTCTAGGACTAAGAATAGAAAGAAATTCTACACTGTTAACAAGAATTTCATTCTTTTTAATGAGCTTCATTCTATGATTATGAAGAGTTTAAGCTCAAAAGAGGGCTTAGTTAAGAAAATTGGCAAGTTGGGAGATATCGAATTCCTACTTCTTTCCGGAGCTTTCCTGGGAAGGAATTCAAATTGCGATCTGTTACTTGTAGGTAAAGTGAATAAATCTGAATTGGAAAAACTTTTAGATGAAGAAGGTGATACTAAGGAACCTATAAAGTTTAGTATCATGAGTAAAGAAGACTTCTTGTATAGAATCAAATGTAATGATAAGTTTATAAAGGATTTAGTACAAGATTCTACAAATATAGTCGGTATCAACAAACTTGCAAAACATATTGAATCGGTAGAGTAA
- a CDS encoding HNH endonuclease signature motif containing protein codes for MGNITKFTDRKLLYLCKEYGDQTLLWRRKFIGLLPEVNRRGLYERKGFSSIVEFGKRMAGLSEAQIRLAINLEKRFEDKPVLKSMLVAGEVSINKLARVVSLASSENEELLAQSAKVLSKSSLEVFVRDIRLARNNGVENSQTLQNQNGLFEPQIEPKSLPGHTLNLSNEVVGKLLDLQNKGIDLNKILLELLKKHDEGIIENKAKESEKTLAKEEKRKADGKGSSKYMSVGIKEVLKAEFGDRCSVKGCVREAKQVHHKIPFSISGSNDPSMLVPLCREHHDIVHSINSKYIEKKLG; via the coding sequence ATGGGAAATATAACAAAGTTTACAGATAGAAAATTACTTTATCTTTGTAAAGAATATGGTGATCAAACGCTACTTTGGCGACGAAAGTTCATCGGGCTTTTGCCGGAAGTAAATAGAAGAGGGTTGTATGAACGGAAGGGGTTCTCATCAATTGTTGAATTTGGCAAACGCATGGCAGGTTTGAGCGAAGCTCAAATCCGCCTCGCTATAAACCTCGAAAAACGTTTTGAAGACAAGCCAGTCCTCAAATCGATGCTAGTGGCTGGCGAGGTCAGCATCAATAAACTAGCTCGTGTCGTTTCACTCGCAAGTTCAGAAAATGAAGAATTGCTGGCGCAGAGCGCAAAGGTTTTGTCAAAGTCTTCACTTGAAGTTTTTGTAAGAGATATACGACTTGCAAGAAATAACGGCGTTGAGAATAGCCAGACCTTGCAAAATCAAAACGGCTTGTTTGAGCCGCAAATCGAACCAAAAAGTCTGCCCGGGCATACTTTAAATTTATCAAATGAAGTGGTTGGAAAGCTGCTTGATCTTCAAAATAAGGGCATAGATTTGAATAAAATTCTTCTTGAATTACTTAAGAAACATGATGAGGGGATTATTGAAAATAAGGCGAAAGAAAGCGAAAAAACGCTTGCTAAAGAGGAAAAAAGAAAGGCAGATGGCAAAGGCTCATCGAAGTATATGAGCGTCGGAATCAAAGAGGTGCTGAAAGCGGAATTTGGAGATCGATGTTCGGTCAAAGGTTGCGTAAGGGAGGCTAAACAGGTGCACCATAAAATACCGTTTTCGATTTCTGGCAGCAATGATCCGAGTATGCTCGTTCCACTTTGTCGCGAGCACCATGATATAGTGCATTCGATAAATTCGAAATATATTGAGAAAAAGCTAGGATAA
- a CDS encoding ribonuclease HII, with protein sequence MPKVLFEAGIDEAGRGPWAGPLFAACVILPANHGIKGLDDSKKLSEAARERLYPEITDKTYFYIAKCSEKFIDKHGLRKACKSVFKKAYKGLLSKYKEISISELLIDGRDNFEFDIKATYIIKGDSKIPCISAASILAKVSRDHYMQKMHKKYPEYDFLSHKGYGTRTHKKLLEKHGICEIHRKTYKPIADMLK encoded by the coding sequence ATGCCTAAGGTGTTGTTTGAAGCCGGTATCGATGAGGCGGGTAGGGGCCCATGGGCAGGTCCACTTTTTGCTGCATGTGTTATTTTGCCAGCAAATCACGGCATAAAAGGCTTGGATGATTCAAAAAAGTTATCAGAAGCCGCTCGTGAAAGGCTTTATCCGGAGATTACGGATAAGACTTATTTTTATATAGCAAAATGTTCTGAGAAATTTATAGATAAACATGGCCTGCGCAAGGCCTGTAAATCCGTTTTCAAAAAAGCATACAAAGGACTTTTGTCTAAATATAAAGAGATTTCGATCAGTGAGCTATTGATAGATGGGCGTGACAACTTTGAATTTGATATAAAGGCTACATATATTATCAAAGGAGATAGTAAAATCCCTTGTATTTCAGCAGCTTCTATCTTGGCAAAGGTGTCGCGTGATCATTATATGCAAAAAATGCACAAAAAGTACCCTGAATACGACTTTTTGAGTCATAAGGGGTATGGAACAAGAACTCATAAAAAACTACTTGAGAAGCACGGTATATGCGAAATTCATAGAAAGACCTACAAACCTATCGCAGACATGCTAAAATAG
- a CDS encoding polysaccharide pyruvyl transferase family protein: MGNYIVCGNYGANNIGDEAILEGLLYVLKQSDSDAKFIVMSGNPEETKDIHGVEAVKFFPSGLRSLLNFATIKATLNAYKKSDTFVLGGGGLFTDHSSLKAVWIWFIQTLLAKIYGKKIVMIGQSVGPLDSKIARFITKTVFSWASSISVRDESSKKVLSDIGVNLEVEMRGDLAMNLTEIYKDILLEKKTAQLDQKTYSVVNLKYIGRTNNVYEQEVVKFIEFLINQSTQEVYLKPFGAGQISDEKYLNKLIVQYNLDKNKVHVHTDYSLKGTLKLLTNAEFVLGMRLHSLILSRVCRVPFIGLNYHDKVRDYFKNSSQILDLDKITYEKLRSCYEEVIKDK; the protein is encoded by the coding sequence ATGGGAAATTACATTGTTTGTGGTAACTATGGGGCGAATAACATTGGAGATGAAGCAATTCTTGAAGGTTTGTTATACGTGTTAAAACAATCTGATTCTGACGCGAAATTTATAGTGATGAGTGGTAATCCGGAGGAAACAAAAGATATCCATGGGGTTGAAGCGGTTAAATTCTTCCCATCAGGACTTAGATCACTACTGAATTTCGCTACAATTAAGGCTACTTTAAACGCATATAAAAAATCTGACACATTCGTACTTGGTGGAGGAGGGCTGTTTACTGACCATAGTTCTCTCAAAGCAGTCTGGATATGGTTTATACAAACGCTCCTTGCAAAGATATACGGCAAGAAAATAGTAATGATAGGCCAATCAGTAGGGCCTTTGGATTCAAAAATAGCCAGATTTATTACTAAGACAGTTTTTTCATGGGCGAGCTCAATATCTGTAAGGGATGAATCTTCAAAAAAAGTATTATCTGACATTGGTGTGAATTTAGAAGTCGAGATGAGAGGTGACTTGGCTATGAATTTAACTGAAATTTATAAGGATATTTTACTAGAGAAAAAGACTGCACAACTTGATCAGAAAACTTACTCGGTGGTCAATTTAAAATACATAGGTCGAACAAATAATGTGTACGAGCAAGAGGTGGTTAAATTCATTGAGTTCTTGATTAATCAAAGTACACAAGAGGTTTACCTTAAGCCATTTGGGGCTGGGCAAATTTCTGACGAGAAATACTTGAACAAATTAATTGTACAATATAACTTGGATAAAAATAAGGTTCATGTACATACTGATTACTCACTTAAAGGCACATTAAAATTACTCACAAACGCAGAATTTGTACTGGGTATGAGGCTACATTCTTTGATTCTTTCAAGGGTATGTAGAGTGCCATTTATCGGATTAAATTATCATGATAAAGTGAGAGATTATTTTAAGAATTCATCTCAAATATTAGATCTCGACAAAATAACTTACGAAAAATTACGTAGTTGCTATGAGGAAGTAATAAAAGATAAATAA
- a CDS encoding carbohydrate kinase family protein, giving the protein MAILVTGSLAYDIIMTHEGKFTDHLIQGKLDHLNVSFLIDTKEKEFGGCGGNIAYNLSLLGEDTDLIGRAGRDFGDYEEWLTENGINTDHIHIHDDLDTAIAYITSDSAGNQITSFYPGAMKKDDKFKPHASSTYNLAIISPEDVDWMMQAVNYCEENTPFIFDPGQQVTALLKEELLHGMRRAQVVIVNSYEFDIIKQKTGLSDLELIQKIPTLIITRGAKGSDIFNLGKHIHIGIAKPKEVVDPTGVGDAYRAGIISGMICGFDWELTGQMAATIASFAIEEYGTQNHYFELEEFNERLKKAFNKEVNLEE; this is encoded by the coding sequence ATGGCTATACTCGTTACAGGTTCGCTCGCATACGACATCATAATGACCCATGAAGGGAAATTTACAGACCATCTAATCCAAGGGAAATTGGATCATCTTAATGTTTCTTTTTTGATTGATACGAAAGAAAAAGAATTTGGTGGTTGTGGTGGTAATATTGCATATAATTTAAGTTTACTTGGTGAGGATACGGATTTGATAGGTCGTGCCGGTAGAGATTTTGGTGATTATGAAGAATGGCTTACGGAAAATGGTATCAATACAGACCATATTCATATTCATGATGATCTGGATACAGCTATTGCCTACATAACATCAGATTCTGCCGGTAACCAGATTACATCTTTTTATCCGGGAGCTATGAAGAAGGATGATAAATTTAAACCCCATGCTTCATCTACATATAATTTGGCAATTATATCCCCGGAAGATGTTGATTGGATGATGCAAGCAGTTAATTATTGTGAAGAAAACACACCTTTTATATTTGATCCGGGGCAGCAAGTCACAGCCTTATTAAAGGAAGAATTACTCCACGGTATGAGAAGAGCGCAAGTTGTTATAGTGAATTCTTATGAATTTGATATTATAAAACAAAAAACAGGTCTTTCTGACCTTGAATTGATCCAAAAAATCCCAACTCTTATAATCACAAGAGGAGCAAAAGGATCGGATATTTTCAATCTTGGTAAACATATACATATAGGTATTGCTAAGCCAAAAGAAGTCGTTGATCCAACAGGCGTTGGGGATGCGTATAGAGCGGGCATAATATCCGGAATGATCTGTGGTTTTGACTGGGAATTAACAGGGCAAATGGCAGCAACTATAGCAAGCTTTGCCATAGAAGAATATGGAACTCAAAATCATTACTTCGAACTTGAAGAATTTAACGAACGCTTAAAAAAAGCTTTCAATAAAGAAGTGAATTTAGAAGAATAA
- the rfbD gene encoding dTDP-4-dehydrorhamnose reductase, which translates to MKFLITGGNGMLAYALKNKLQALHNAEIYACDKDVCDITDESSVKKIFDEFKPDVVLNCAAYTAVDKAEEEIDIALNINAHGVQNLAKAALENKVLLIHYSTDYVFDGSKESYNEDDLRDPINAYGLSKAKGEEEIENILGENKGKYYIIRTAWLYGPGGPNFVETMLRLSKEKDSISVVNDQHGSPTFTIDLAEATIKLLEDTGGKYPFGIYHLTNNDDCTWYEYTCKIFEYSSILTPVHPIDSSEFPRPAKRPKYSILKNNKGPLLRSWQEAVKDYLENYR; encoded by the coding sequence ATGAAATTTCTTATTACAGGTGGCAATGGCATGCTCGCTTACGCTTTAAAAAACAAACTCCAAGCTCTTCATAATGCTGAGATTTATGCGTGTGATAAAGATGTATGTGATATTACCGATGAGTCTTCTGTGAAGAAAATCTTTGATGAATTCAAACCGGACGTCGTTTTGAACTGTGCGGCATATACAGCTGTAGACAAGGCTGAAGAGGAAATTGATATTGCTCTCAATATAAATGCGCATGGCGTACAAAACCTTGCGAAAGCCGCCTTGGAAAACAAAGTATTACTTATTCATTACAGTACTGATTATGTATTTGATGGTTCAAAGGAGAGTTACAATGAAGATGATTTGCGTGACCCGATAAATGCTTATGGTTTATCTAAAGCAAAAGGAGAAGAAGAGATTGAAAATATACTCGGTGAAAATAAAGGTAAGTATTATATAATTAGAACTGCCTGGCTATATGGGCCAGGGGGGCCGAATTTTGTAGAAACTATGCTTCGGCTTTCCAAAGAAAAAGATTCTATTTCCGTTGTAAATGATCAGCATGGCAGCCCTACTTTCACTATTGATCTTGCGGAAGCCACTATAAAATTACTTGAAGATACAGGTGGTAAATATCCATTTGGAATTTATCATCTTACAAATAATGATGATTGCACATGGTATGAGTACACGTGTAAGATTTTTGAGTATTCATCTATATTGACTCCGGTTCATCCTATCGATAGTTCTGAATTTCCGCGACCGGCCAAAAGACCAAAGTATTCAATTTTAAAGAACAACAAAGGGCCACTCCTCCGTTCATGGCAAGAGGCCGTAAAAGATTATCTTGAAAATTACAGATAG
- the infB gene encoding translation initiation factor IF-2, giving the protein MFVTLESLAKRIGINAAELKIKLDDLGFEYDEVKGLEEDIADLVEEELKSDGDIVGMYDELTAKEMDKELVKSQRKQMAGKEKKKKERKGEDESVQERPNTIEIGDTISVKEFAEKTGISPAKIIGELMKNGVLANINQQIDFDTLEILADGFGVQLDRKRGEVNIEDVMKGNLEKLLDEPDKSKLSSRPPVVTIMGHVDHGKTKLLDYIRETNVVAGEAGGITQHIGAYQVVKNDRKITFLDTPGHEAFTAMRARGAKVTDIAILVVAGDEGIKPQTVEAINHAKEANVPIIVAITKMDKPNVNLEKVKGGLTENGLQPEDWGGKTITVPVSAMTGDGIDQLLEMILLTADIEDMKANPDRPAVGTVIEAHLDLNLGPVATVLINTGTLKVMDSIIIGSAYGRVKTMKDHRGKKLKMLLPSDTAQISGLSKAPQSGDILQVVQGEREARMKATSIEQIERARIAGSMGISMETLISHIKSGKLKTLKVVLKADTQGSIEAIAESLAKITGKDVGIRIIHSGVGNVTESDVNMCAASHAVILCFHVNTTAQVDRIAEQENVQILKYDIIYNLLDEVKKLLSGLLEPEIIEVALGDLEIRGIFYTKKKDMIIGGKVTSGIMQKRAKVRIERNGEHIGDGIVTSLQKTDKVVDEVTSGHECGIKLESKIKVEMGDILKAYKIETRMRTLEEA; this is encoded by the coding sequence AGGAAGATATTGCTGATTTGGTTGAGGAAGAATTGAAATCTGATGGAGATATAGTCGGGATGTATGATGAGCTCACGGCCAAAGAGATGGATAAAGAATTGGTTAAAAGTCAGCGTAAACAGATGGCCGGTAAGGAAAAAAAGAAAAAAGAGAGAAAAGGTGAAGATGAAAGCGTACAAGAAAGACCAAATACAATTGAAATTGGTGATACTATATCTGTCAAAGAATTTGCGGAAAAAACAGGTATAAGTCCTGCGAAAATTATTGGTGAATTGATGAAGAATGGTGTTCTGGCAAATATAAATCAACAAATTGATTTTGATACGCTTGAAATATTGGCTGATGGATTTGGTGTGCAATTAGATCGTAAACGTGGAGAAGTTAATATTGAAGATGTTATGAAAGGTAATTTGGAAAAACTTCTAGATGAACCTGATAAATCAAAGCTTTCTTCCAGACCACCCGTTGTTACAATTATGGGGCACGTTGATCATGGTAAGACAAAATTATTGGACTATATACGCGAGACAAACGTGGTAGCCGGCGAAGCCGGCGGTATTACGCAGCATATTGGTGCATATCAAGTTGTAAAGAATGATCGTAAAATTACATTTTTGGACACTCCGGGGCATGAGGCATTTACTGCTATGCGTGCTCGCGGTGCCAAAGTAACTGATATTGCGATTCTAGTTGTAGCCGGAGACGAAGGTATCAAGCCACAGACAGTTGAAGCTATAAATCATGCCAAAGAAGCGAATGTTCCTATTATTGTGGCTATCACAAAAATGGACAAACCAAATGTAAATCTGGAAAAAGTAAAAGGTGGACTTACTGAAAACGGTTTACAGCCGGAAGATTGGGGAGGGAAAACTATTACCGTTCCTGTTTCTGCTATGACAGGGGACGGAATCGATCAATTACTTGAAATGATCCTACTTACTGCTGATATCGAAGACATGAAGGCAAATCCGGATAGACCGGCTGTCGGTACTGTTATTGAGGCTCATTTGGACTTGAATCTCGGCCCTGTTGCAACCGTGCTGATAAATACAGGTACACTTAAGGTTATGGATTCTATAATTATAGGTAGTGCATATGGTCGTGTTAAAACTATGAAAGATCACAGAGGCAAGAAATTAAAAATGTTATTACCATCGGATACTGCGCAAATTTCAGGACTATCTAAAGCACCTCAAAGTGGTGATATCTTACAAGTTGTACAAGGAGAAAGAGAAGCAAGGATGAAGGCAACTTCAATCGAACAAATTGAAAGAGCTCGTATAGCCGGATCTATGGGTATATCTATGGAGACTCTAATATCTCATATTAAATCCGGAAAACTTAAAACATTAAAAGTAGTTCTCAAAGCTGATACACAAGGTTCGATTGAGGCAATTGCTGAGAGTTTGGCTAAAATAACAGGAAAAGATGTTGGAATTCGTATAATTCACTCTGGAGTTGGTAATGTAACTGAGTCAGATGTAAATATGTGTGCGGCAAGTCACGCTGTTATACTTTGCTTCCATGTAAACACAACTGCTCAGGTAGACCGAATTGCAGAGCAAGAAAATGTGCAGATTCTTAAATATGACATTATTTACAATCTTTTAGATGAGGTTAAGAAACTATTATCAGGTTTACTTGAACCTGAGATAATAGAAGTCGCACTTGGAGATTTAGAGATTAGAGGTATTTTCTATACTAAGAAAAAAGATATGATTATTGGTGGTAAAGTGACTTCCGGTATAATGCAAAAACGAGCTAAAGTACGTATAGAAAGAAATGGAGAGCATATTGGCGATGGTATAGTTACCAGCTTACAAAAAACAGATAAGGTTGTGGATGAAGTTACTTCCGGGCATGAATGTGGGATCAAATTAGAGAGTAAGATCAAAGTAGAAATGGGCGATATACTCAAGGCGTATAAGATTGAAACACGTATGAGAACCCTAGAAGAGGCTTAA